A genome region from Balneola sp. includes the following:
- a CDS encoding CPBP family intramembrane metalloprotease: MNKSKAYKSIAIYLILVIALSSIFHLAIVKLYPSSIYIGGLMWCPALATFVTLKWTRRPITSLNWRWPDLRHIKTSYFVPFLYVTVTYVLIWLFGLGGFSNEESIIEWANNLGLMGIGSLKAEIAVIIGVVLLATVGVIKSMATVLGEEIGWRGFFVHELRKVSSFTGTSLISGIIWALWHWPVIVYYGNNVLLEFTTFLVVIISMSFIMTYCTFKSKSLWPAVIFHAVSNVYVQKIYPPLTSSTDTTEIWHGEYGIMFAMVTVVFGLFYWRKAVHEKL, translated from the coding sequence ATGAACAAGAGCAAAGCATATAAATCCATTGCTATATATCTGATTTTGGTTATTGCACTAAGCTCCATATTTCACCTGGCCATTGTCAAACTATATCCTTCAAGTATTTATATCGGTGGGCTAATGTGGTGCCCCGCGCTTGCTACTTTTGTTACACTGAAATGGACTAGAAGACCCATTACTTCGTTAAACTGGAGATGGCCAGACTTGAGGCACATTAAGACTTCATATTTCGTTCCATTTCTTTATGTCACGGTCACCTATGTTCTTATTTGGCTATTTGGACTTGGAGGCTTTTCCAATGAAGAAAGCATAATTGAATGGGCCAATAATCTTGGCCTAATGGGGATTGGATCATTAAAAGCCGAGATAGCTGTGATCATCGGAGTGGTATTGCTGGCCACTGTAGGTGTTATCAAATCCATGGCCACTGTACTCGGTGAGGAAATCGGTTGGCGAGGATTCTTTGTTCATGAATTGAGAAAGGTCAGCTCATTTACTGGAACCTCCCTAATAAGTGGAATTATCTGGGCACTCTGGCACTGGCCTGTCATTGTTTACTATGGAAACAATGTACTGCTCGAGTTTACCACCTTTCTGGTCGTAATTATCTCCATGTCATTTATCATGACCTATTGCACCTTCAAATCAAAGAGCCTCTGGCCAGCAGTGATTTTCCATGCTGTTAGTAACGTTTATGTTCAAAAGATCTATCCTCCATTGACTTCTAGTACTGACACTACCGAGATATGGCATGGGGAGTACGGTATTATGTTCGCGATGGTCACCGTTGTTTTCGGATTATTTTATTGGCGAAAAGCAGTGCATGAAAAACTATAA
- a CDS encoding alcohol dehydrogenase, giving the protein MKAIKCLKYGGSENLVLADIEKPNPKNNEVLIEIKATSVTASDMLIRKLDEPLIPKFILQIIFGFGKPRNPILGMVSSGVVVAKSDKVTSFQIGDEVFAYGSMSPTNHRFGSYAEYICLPEDWNIALKPTNISHNEAAATPYGGLLAMHLLSKTSIQKGDEVLIYGASGSIGTMAVQLAKIAGANVTAVCSGKNFDLVKSLGSDRVIDYTLQGTEKQLSTYKYVLDAVGNSKSSLLKEKSKKALSVNGKYISIDTGVPKTPRSAFLQLKNYLAAGKVKPVIDRVFPLEKMAEAHDYVELGHKRGNVVIVTS; this is encoded by the coding sequence ATGAAAGCGATTAAATGTTTGAAATACGGAGGTTCTGAAAACCTGGTACTGGCAGATATTGAAAAGCCAAACCCAAAAAACAATGAGGTGCTGATAGAAATTAAAGCTACATCAGTCACCGCCAGCGATATGCTCATTCGAAAATTGGATGAGCCGCTTATTCCAAAATTTATACTTCAGATCATCTTCGGTTTTGGGAAACCACGCAACCCCATTTTGGGGATGGTATCATCTGGAGTAGTGGTAGCGAAGAGCGACAAAGTAACCTCCTTTCAGATTGGTGATGAAGTATTTGCCTACGGTTCTATGTCCCCTACCAATCACCGCTTTGGGTCTTATGCAGAATATATATGCCTGCCCGAAGACTGGAATATCGCCCTGAAACCGACCAACATCAGTCATAATGAGGCTGCCGCGACTCCCTATGGTGGCTTACTGGCTATGCATCTACTGAGCAAAACCTCCATTCAGAAAGGCGATGAAGTCTTAATCTACGGGGCTTCAGGCAGTATTGGAACCATGGCAGTGCAATTAGCCAAAATTGCCGGCGCGAACGTAACCGCTGTTTGTAGTGGCAAAAATTTTGACTTGGTCAAATCACTGGGTAGTGATCGGGTGATTGATTACACCTTGCAGGGCACTGAAAAACAGTTATCCACTTATAAATATGTATTAGACGCAGTCGGAAACTCAAAGTCTTCCCTACTTAAAGAGAAAAGCAAAAAAGCATTATCCGTAAATGGTAAATACATATCCATTGATACCGGTGTGCCCAAAACCCCCAGAAGTGCTTTTCTACAATTGAAAAACTACCTCGCAGCAGGGAAGGTCAAACCGGTAATTGATAGAGTCTTCCCATTAGAAAAAATGGCCGAGGCCCACGATTATGTTGAACTCGGGCATAAGCGAGGTAATGTGGTCATTGTAACAAGCTAA
- a CDS encoding alpha/beta hydrolase, translated as MNSILKTIEFPEPTVIPVNGIELEVFEAGQQNAGKPIVLCHGWPEHAFTWRHQIPALVNTGYHVIVPNQRGYGNSSRPAEVTDYDITHLTGDLIGLLDHYGYEEATFVGHDWGANVVWSLAQLHPKRVQKIINLALPYQERGEIPWIELMEKYLGSDNYFVHFNRQPGVADAILDDHTEQFLRNLFRKNVPQVAPEPGMMMINLAKANEPQGEAILSDEELAVFVSSFQSSGFTSSINWYRNLDRNWHLLADVDPVIQQPTLMIYGDRDMIPKSERLPEFVPNVEVASLDCGHWIQQEAPEKTTQVILNWLDKNRKI; from the coding sequence ATGAACTCTATACTAAAAACCATAGAATTTCCCGAGCCTACAGTGATACCGGTTAATGGCATTGAACTGGAAGTTTTTGAAGCAGGTCAGCAAAATGCAGGTAAACCCATTGTTCTTTGCCATGGTTGGCCTGAACATGCTTTTACCTGGCGACATCAGATTCCTGCTTTAGTTAATACAGGCTATCATGTGATCGTCCCAAATCAGAGAGGTTATGGTAACTCTTCACGTCCGGCTGAAGTTACCGATTATGACATTACACACCTGACGGGTGATCTTATCGGGTTGCTCGATCATTATGGATATGAGGAGGCAACCTTCGTAGGTCATGACTGGGGCGCAAATGTTGTTTGGAGTCTGGCACAACTACATCCGAAACGGGTACAGAAAATCATAAACCTGGCTTTGCCTTATCAGGAAAGAGGTGAAATACCCTGGATTGAACTTATGGAAAAGTACTTAGGGAGTGACAACTATTTTGTTCACTTCAACAGACAACCGGGTGTTGCCGATGCTATTCTGGATGATCATACAGAGCAGTTTCTACGCAATCTTTTCCGAAAGAATGTACCACAAGTTGCGCCAGAACCCGGAATGATGATGATCAATCTTGCCAAAGCTAACGAGCCACAAGGGGAAGCCATCCTAAGTGATGAGGAACTAGCTGTTTTCGTTTCTTCTTTCCAATCATCAGGGTTTACCAGCAGTATAAACTGGTACAGAAACCTGGATCGCAATTGGCATCTCTTAGCCGACGTAGATCCAGTCATTCAACAACCCACACTCATGATTTATGGCGATCGTGATATGATTCCGAAGTCTGAAAGATTACCAGAATTTGTACCCAATGTGGAAGTGGCCAGTTTAGATTGTGGGCACTGGATACAACAAGAAGCACCTGAAAAGACTACGCAGGTTATTCTGAACTGGCTCGATAAAAATAGAAAAATATGA
- a CDS encoding alpha/beta hydrolase, which yields MFKSKKGKDEILQLYDVKLESLNIEYEYLTVQSSFGKTNIIATGDPANPPIILVHGSNGCAPIALETYANLHKTFRVYAVDVLAQPNKSADTRLSMKDESYGKWMNEIIADLKIESVTMAGFSFGGLIILKTLEHDEAMIKEVYLSAPAYIVNGNPLKAIFKVFIPMKRYMKTKKVKYVEKFLSHLFTDRDEFAIEFLSKVFLEFEMDFTPVPVIDAKAAKEITTPITIFAAEKDILFPGNKMIKRAAKIFPSLKKSTLLEHSKHVQNKEQNEMIEREILK from the coding sequence ATGTTTAAATCAAAAAAAGGAAAGGACGAAATACTCCAGCTCTACGATGTAAAACTGGAAAGCCTGAATATTGAATACGAATACTTAACGGTACAAAGCAGTTTTGGAAAAACCAACATCATAGCTACGGGAGATCCAGCGAACCCGCCGATCATACTTGTTCATGGTTCGAATGGTTGTGCCCCTATTGCTCTGGAGACCTATGCTAATCTGCATAAAACCTTTCGAGTTTATGCGGTGGATGTACTGGCTCAACCCAATAAAAGTGCCGATACGCGCCTGAGTATGAAAGATGAATCCTATGGAAAATGGATGAATGAAATCATCGCTGACCTAAAGATTGAATCAGTAACTATGGCAGGATTCTCTTTTGGAGGATTGATCATTCTTAAAACACTGGAACATGATGAAGCTATGATCAAAGAAGTGTACTTGTCAGCGCCTGCATATATCGTAAATGGAAATCCATTAAAAGCCATTTTCAAAGTTTTCATCCCTATGAAAAGATATATGAAAACTAAAAAAGTAAAGTATGTCGAGAAGTTTCTGTCCCACTTGTTCACCGATCGGGATGAGTTTGCTATCGAATTTCTTTCCAAAGTCTTTTTAGAATTTGAGATGGACTTTACCCCGGTTCCTGTCATAGATGCCAAGGCAGCCAAAGAAATCACAACTCCGATAACCATTTTCGCAGCTGAAAAAGACATCCTGTTTCCCGGAAATAAAATGATAAAACGGGCAGCTAAGATATTTCCGTCGCTTAAAAAAAGCACACTTCTTGAACATTCGAAACATGTTCAAAACAAAGAACAAAATGAAATGATCGAACGGGAGATCCTTAAATAA
- a CDS encoding AraC family transcriptional regulator, whose protein sequence is MDNKSIAILPFLNLSSDPENEYFSDGITEDIINALTRIQGLKVTARTSSFAFKGQHMDVRHIGNQLGVSTVLEGSVRKSKKRVRISAQLIQTTDGFQIWSGRFDRDIEDIFELQDEISLAIAEQIRENFGHLEIGERLVAVPTQNIQAYNLYLKARYNHLRWDREGIDNAMKFYQQCIEMAPDFAWPYFGAGYCHSMFGSWTPNIASLDIAADYIDRGFEVDDQSFLGYYSKATLEFWGHWNYREAEKLYLRSMALNPSYTEAEEGLAELYTAIGWFDEAMDHTKHILQLDPLSPNHHFTKANIHYLQEDYESALTSIEAALRTDPNFTHAITLKQLSLIKLKNKEALEAYLGYTPLAQSPKSCSMLYTLTHQPADHGIKREDIDEIVEEEEGFSIVPWPLFLYAQFGAKDKALDLLQNAVAGKRGQFANFLSRLFLDKIRETDGYKELVTKTFEPSRLPNKRSVQELSNGNAHKNNEVDARLLMQPEEIDMAIKKLDQLMQQDERYLDTALTLRTLADEAGLHPNKLSWMLNDQVGVSFNDYVNNFRLECFKQKSLDPANKNFTLLGLAFESGFNSKSTFNDYFKKKTGITPRKWLKKHK, encoded by the coding sequence ATCGATAATAAATCCATAGCTATTCTGCCATTTCTGAATCTCAGTTCAGATCCTGAAAATGAATACTTCAGCGATGGCATCACCGAAGATATCATTAATGCATTGACCCGGATTCAGGGTTTAAAGGTGACTGCGAGAACTTCTTCGTTTGCGTTCAAAGGGCAGCATATGGATGTGCGTCATATTGGTAATCAGCTGGGTGTGTCTACGGTATTGGAGGGGAGTGTACGTAAGTCAAAGAAGAGAGTCCGGATCTCTGCTCAGCTGATACAAACGACAGATGGATTTCAAATATGGTCGGGTCGCTTTGATCGTGATATTGAGGATATCTTTGAGCTTCAGGATGAGATTAGCTTAGCTATCGCGGAACAGATCAGGGAAAATTTTGGTCACCTGGAAATCGGTGAACGCCTGGTGGCTGTGCCCACTCAGAATATTCAGGCATATAATCTCTATTTAAAGGCGCGATATAATCACTTGCGTTGGGACCGTGAAGGGATCGATAATGCAATGAAGTTTTATCAGCAATGTATAGAGATGGCTCCGGATTTTGCGTGGCCATATTTTGGAGCTGGTTACTGTCATTCAATGTTTGGGTCCTGGACCCCAAATATTGCATCACTTGACATTGCAGCAGATTATATAGATCGGGGATTTGAGGTCGATGATCAGTCATTTCTGGGATACTATAGCAAAGCAACGCTTGAATTTTGGGGGCATTGGAATTACCGGGAAGCCGAAAAACTTTACCTAAGGTCAATGGCCTTAAATCCATCTTATACGGAAGCCGAGGAAGGGTTAGCTGAATTATATACGGCCATTGGTTGGTTCGATGAAGCCATGGATCATACAAAACATATCCTTCAGCTGGATCCACTTTCGCCCAACCATCATTTTACCAAAGCGAACATTCATTATTTGCAGGAAGACTATGAATCGGCCCTTACAAGTATAGAAGCCGCTCTCCGGACCGATCCGAATTTCACGCATGCCATCACCTTGAAGCAACTTAGCCTGATCAAGTTAAAGAATAAGGAAGCCTTGGAGGCCTATTTAGGTTATACGCCATTGGCTCAATCTCCGAAATCATGTAGCATGCTATATACATTGACTCATCAACCTGCCGATCATGGTATCAAGCGTGAGGATATTGATGAGATCGTAGAAGAAGAAGAAGGTTTTTCAATTGTGCCCTGGCCTTTGTTTTTATATGCGCAGTTTGGAGCCAAAGATAAAGCACTGGACCTTCTTCAAAATGCCGTGGCTGGAAAAAGAGGTCAGTTCGCAAACTTCCTAAGCCGCCTATTTCTTGACAAAATTCGAGAAACAGATGGTTATAAAGAGTTGGTCACAAAAACATTCGAACCTTCCCGGTTACCCAACAAACGATCAGTGCAGGAGCTGAGTAATGGAAATGCGCATAAGAATAATGAGGTTGATGCCAGATTATTGATGCAGCCTGAAGAGATCGACATGGCTATAAAAAAACTCGATCAGTTAATGCAACAAGATGAACGTTACCTTGATACGGCATTGACTTTGAGAACCCTGGCTGATGAAGCCGGACTTCATCCAAATAAATTATCATGGATGCTGAACGATCAGGTGGGGGTAAGCTTCAACGACTATGTTAATAATTTCCGGTTAGAGTGTTTTAAGCAGAAGTCGCTGGATCCCGCTAATAAGAATTTCACCTTACTGGGTTTAGCTTTTGAAAGTGGATTTAATTCTAAATCCACTTTCAATGATTACTTCAAAAAGAAAACAGGTATTACCCCACGCAAGTGGTTGAAGAAGCATAAGTAG
- a CDS encoding NAD-dependent dehydratase: MTKILVAGASGYLGKHILEELDSWGIPVLALVRAPEKLKGLNHRNMKIMKAEATRPETLKGVCKGIETLISTVGITRQKDGLTYMDVDYRANLNLLKEAEREGVRKFIYVSVIDGDKLRHLKATEAKERFVDALKVSGLEYTVIRTSGFFSDLRDVLYMAEKGRVVLFGNGESKLNPIHGADLAEVCVQAIAQKDKEIAVGGPDILTQNEIAEMALYAWNKPADIVHLPGWMRSLMLNTAKIFLPEQRYGPLEFFLTLMARDSIATRYGNHRLQDFFNQEVQQIKQQSNLK; this comes from the coding sequence ATGACAAAAATCTTAGTTGCCGGAGCCAGTGGCTATCTCGGCAAACATATACTGGAAGAACTGGATAGCTGGGGGATACCAGTTTTAGCTCTTGTTCGGGCTCCGGAAAAGTTGAAAGGCTTGAATCACCGGAATATGAAGATTATGAAGGCTGAAGCAACCCGGCCTGAAACATTAAAAGGTGTTTGTAAAGGTATCGAGACATTGATATCAACTGTAGGCATCACCCGCCAAAAAGATGGGCTCACATATATGGATGTGGATTACCGGGCAAATTTAAACCTACTAAAGGAAGCAGAACGAGAAGGGGTTAGGAAATTTATATATGTGTCTGTAATAGACGGAGACAAGCTACGCCATCTTAAGGCCACCGAAGCTAAAGAACGATTTGTGGATGCCCTCAAAGTTTCGGGATTAGAATATACCGTCATTCGAACCAGTGGATTTTTTTCAGATCTGCGGGACGTACTCTACATGGCCGAAAAAGGAAGAGTTGTGTTATTCGGGAATGGAGAGTCAAAGCTAAATCCTATCCACGGAGCTGACCTTGCGGAAGTGTGTGTACAAGCAATTGCTCAGAAAGATAAAGAGATAGCGGTAGGCGGACCAGATATCCTTACTCAAAATGAGATAGCAGAAATGGCTTTATACGCGTGGAATAAACCGGCTGATATTGTTCACCTTCCGGGCTGGATGAGGTCATTGATGCTAAATACAGCAAAGATTTTTCTACCTGAGCAAAGATATGGACCGCTTGAATTCTTTCTCACACTTATGGCGCGTGACAGTATTGCAACCCGCTACGGCAATCATCGTTTACAGGATTTTTTCAACCAGGAAGTACAACAAATAAAACAACAATCCAATCTAAAATAA
- a CDS encoding esterase → MLFFIGQSLLAQDFPRDTSYTLQSAYQKYVKEYPNIALVDQQLEDQLKIQKNIVYKNTGNRNLHVDVYHPKEINELLPAVLIVHGGGWISGDKSMMKQIAMELAFQGYVAVAVEYRLSPEAQYPAAIYDVKSALKWMRDHSSDNQIDPHKIAVMGTSAGGQIAALVATTQNKGRFEDPADSTNTAAKVQALVDIDGVLAFIHPVSEEGRVAGLWLGGTQIEKRDTWIDASALTHVNRNTPPTLFIGSAYPRFLAGQKEMSALLDKHNIYNQSYKLDAPHSFWLFHPWFEPTMSHVVSFLNDTLKR, encoded by the coding sequence ATGCTCTTTTTTATAGGGCAAAGTTTACTTGCTCAAGATTTTCCACGAGATACTTCATACACTTTACAAAGTGCTTATCAGAAGTATGTAAAAGAGTATCCCAATATTGCACTTGTAGATCAGCAATTGGAAGATCAGCTGAAAATTCAAAAAAACATAGTCTACAAGAATACAGGTAATCGAAATCTCCATGTCGATGTTTACCACCCCAAAGAAATAAATGAACTACTGCCCGCTGTTTTGATTGTTCATGGGGGAGGTTGGATCTCTGGAGATAAATCAATGATGAAGCAAATAGCAATGGAGCTCGCTTTTCAAGGATATGTAGCGGTAGCTGTAGAATATAGGCTGAGTCCAGAAGCACAATATCCGGCAGCAATCTATGATGTGAAGTCAGCACTAAAGTGGATGCGTGATCATTCCTCTGACAATCAAATAGATCCCCATAAAATAGCGGTTATGGGGACGTCAGCTGGGGGACAAATAGCAGCTTTAGTAGCAACTACTCAGAACAAAGGTCGGTTCGAGGATCCTGCTGATAGCACGAACACAGCAGCTAAAGTTCAGGCATTGGTAGATATTGATGGAGTGCTGGCTTTTATTCACCCAGTTTCAGAAGAAGGGCGGGTTGCTGGACTTTGGCTGGGCGGAACCCAAATAGAAAAACGTGATACATGGATAGACGCTTCTGCTCTTACCCATGTCAATCGGAATACTCCTCCCACCCTTTTTATTGGTAGTGCTTATCCACGATTCCTGGCTGGTCAGAAAGAAATGTCTGCGCTACTGGATAAACATAATATATACAATCAATCATACAAGCTGGATGCGCCTCATTCTTTCTGGCTTTTTCATCCTTGGTTTGAGCCGACGATGAGTCATGTGGTGAGCTTTTTAAACGATACATTAAAGAGGTAG
- a CDS encoding class 1 fructose-bisphosphatase yields MKELTTLEEYIIRAQNKFPGATGELSQLLRDIGLAAKIISREVNKAGITNILGYEKSENVHGESQKKLDLFANEQLISALSRSNITCMVISEENEGIVRLSGESGKYIVYMDPLDGSSNIDVSVSIGSIFSIYMRPDGDKALTEEDALQTGEKQVAAGYVLYGSSTVMGYTTGLGVRLFTLDPSIGEFILSSEDVKIPEYGNIYSADEGSYNFWELGLKKYVKHCQVIDPKTDRPFKARYIGCMAADVHRTLLQGGIFMYPDSSKYPNGKLRLMYECNPLSFIIEQAGGLATDGKKRIMEIKPSSLHECTPIYIGSRKNVEKLKEFISESDETPAG; encoded by the coding sequence ATGAAAGAACTAACCACACTTGAAGAATACATTATTCGAGCTCAAAACAAATTCCCAGGAGCAACGGGAGAACTATCACAGTTATTGAGAGATATTGGCCTTGCCGCAAAAATTATTTCACGGGAAGTGAATAAGGCAGGGATCACTAATATCCTTGGATACGAGAAATCGGAAAATGTACATGGTGAAAGTCAAAAGAAGCTGGACCTTTTTGCCAATGAGCAGCTCATTTCCGCTCTAAGCCGTTCAAATATTACATGCATGGTTATTTCGGAAGAAAATGAAGGAATTGTACGTCTAAGCGGAGAGTCTGGTAAGTATATTGTGTATATGGATCCGCTGGATGGTTCTTCTAATATAGATGTAAGTGTATCTATCGGCAGTATTTTTTCGATTTATATGCGACCGGACGGCGATAAAGCGCTTACCGAGGAGGATGCCCTTCAAACCGGAGAAAAGCAGGTAGCAGCGGGCTATGTTCTATATGGTTCAAGCACTGTAATGGGATACACAACTGGGCTGGGTGTTCGACTATTTACACTCGATCCAAGCATTGGTGAATTTATTTTAAGCAGTGAGGATGTGAAAATACCCGAGTATGGAAATATCTATAGTGCTGATGAGGGAAGCTATAACTTCTGGGAGCTTGGGCTGAAGAAGTACGTGAAACATTGCCAGGTGATTGATCCCAAAACAGATCGTCCTTTTAAAGCCCGGTACATAGGTTGCATGGCAGCAGATGTTCACCGGACGCTTTTACAAGGAGGCATCTTTATGTACCCTGATAGCTCGAAGTATCCGAATGGTAAGCTTCGTTTGATGTATGAATGTAATCCCTTGAGTTTTATCATTGAACAAGCTGGCGGGCTTGCTACGGACGGAAAGAAAAGGATCATGGAAATAAAGCCAAGTTCACTCCACGAATGCACACCTATCTACATTGGTTCGCGCAAAAACGTGGAGAAACTGAAGGAGTTTATATCAGAGTCTGATGAAACCCCAGCGGGCTAA
- a CDS encoding TRAP transporter permease DctQ, with protein sequence MKKFNKYLEYFLATLMALMLISVCWQVLTRYVLATPSSFTDELARYLLIWIGTLGAAYTSGKRLHLSIDLFPSSLEGRSKYRLAILINLLIVLFALTTMVIGGSRLVYITYTLGQTSAAMQIPLAYVYTIIPISGAMIVFFKIRDIIIMDPENPDFTPPETADPENTDLSSQNNPS encoded by the coding sequence ATGAAAAAATTCAACAAGTACCTCGAATATTTCCTCGCCACACTGATGGCACTTATGCTAATAAGTGTCTGTTGGCAGGTATTAACACGCTATGTTTTGGCGACTCCAAGTTCCTTCACAGATGAGCTGGCTAGATATCTTCTTATCTGGATTGGTACACTTGGTGCAGCATACACTTCTGGCAAAAGGCTACATCTCTCTATTGACCTATTTCCAAGCAGCCTGGAAGGCCGTTCCAAATACAGGCTGGCTATACTCATCAATCTGCTGATTGTTTTATTTGCCTTAACCACCATGGTTATTGGAGGCTCAAGGTTGGTCTATATCACTTATACGCTGGGACAAACATCAGCGGCAATGCAGATTCCTTTAGCCTATGTGTACACCATCATCCCCATTAGTGGTGCTATGATTGTGTTTTTCAAAATTCGTGATATCATAATAATGGATCCTGAAAATCCTGATTTCACTCCCCCAGAAACTGCGGATCCTGAGAATACTGATCTCTCCTCTCAAAATAATCCCTCTTAA
- a CDS encoding TRAP transporter substrate-binding protein DctP, producing the protein MRKTLTSFLILACFLSVTLTGCGESDEGKKTIRLAHALSTSHPVHLGMVRMAELVDEKSDGQLTISIFPSQQLGSEREALELLQIGSIGMTKVSSAALENFVPELRVYSLPYLFKDEQHILNVLNGEIGKELLLAGEEYWLRGLTYYDAGQRSFYTKDRPIETPEDLEGLKIRVMESQMSVNMVNQLGGSPTPISWGELYTALQQGVVDGAENNPPSFYSSRHYEVAKYYSLDEHTMLPDLLIMSTHQWNNLSEQEQEWVQQSADSSAVYQREIWAKAEEEALEIAREAGVEINYPDKEPFIEQTRSVYEQYKESDPEFYQLVQRILDAQ; encoded by the coding sequence ATGCGTAAGACTTTAACTTCATTTCTAATTCTTGCTTGCTTTCTCTCTGTAACTTTAACCGGTTGTGGAGAAAGCGATGAAGGCAAAAAAACCATTCGGTTAGCCCATGCCTTAAGTACTTCTCACCCCGTTCACCTTGGGATGGTTCGTATGGCCGAACTGGTTGACGAAAAATCAGATGGACAGCTAACCATCAGTATATTCCCCAGCCAACAGTTGGGTTCAGAGCGAGAAGCTCTTGAGCTTTTGCAAATCGGCAGCATTGGGATGACCAAAGTATCCTCGGCCGCTCTTGAAAACTTTGTACCAGAATTACGAGTGTATAGCCTCCCTTATCTTTTTAAAGATGAGCAGCATATCCTAAACGTATTAAATGGAGAAATCGGAAAGGAACTGCTCTTGGCGGGTGAAGAATATTGGCTCCGGGGTCTCACTTATTACGATGCAGGACAACGCAGCTTTTATACAAAAGATCGGCCCATAGAAACTCCTGAAGACCTTGAAGGACTCAAGATTCGGGTTATGGAAAGCCAGATGTCTGTGAATATGGTAAACCAGCTGGGTGGCTCTCCAACTCCAATTTCCTGGGGTGAATTGTACACCGCACTTCAACAGGGTGTCGTAGATGGAGCGGAAAATAATCCTCCTTCGTTCTATTCCTCCCGCCATTATGAGGTTGCTAAATATTACAGCCTTGATGAACACACCATGCTCCCTGACTTACTCATTATGAGCACACACCAGTGGAATAATTTAAGCGAGCAAGAACAGGAATGGGTACAACAATCAGCAGATTCTTCTGCGGTATATCAACGGGAGATTTGGGCAAAAGCTGAGGAAGAAGCTCTTGAAATTGCCCGGGAAGCAGGCGTTGAAATCAACTATCCGGATAAAGAACCTTTTATAGAACAAACAAGGTCGGTTTATGAACAGTACAAAGAATCCGATCCAGAGTTTTATCAATTAGTCCAGCGAATACTGGACGCACAGTAG
- a CDS encoding bifunctional 4-hydroxy-2-oxoglutarate aldolase/2-dehydro-3-deoxy-phosphogluconate aldolase (catalyzes the formation of pyruvate and glyoxylate from 4-hydroxy-2-oxoglutarate; or pyruvate and D-glyceraldehyde 3-phosphate from 2-dehydro-3-deoxy-D-glyconate 6-phosphate), with amino-acid sequence MARFTRIQVASVMEETGLVPLFYHKDLDTCKKVLTACYKGGARILEFTNRGDFAHEVFGELNKFAEKELPEMILGVGSVTDAGTASLYMQLGANFVVTPVLREDIAVVCNRRKLLWSPGCGSLTEIARAEELGAEIIKVFPGSQLGPGFVKAIKGPCPWTSIMPTGGVSASKENLEGWFNAGVTCVGMGSKLVTKEFLSNKDFSGLEKHVSSTLELINSIRNA; translated from the coding sequence ATGGCAAGATTTACACGCATACAGGTAGCATCTGTAATGGAAGAAACAGGATTAGTCCCTCTTTTCTATCATAAAGACTTAGATACCTGTAAAAAGGTGCTTACCGCCTGTTACAAAGGAGGAGCACGCATTCTCGAGTTTACCAACCGCGGTGATTTTGCTCACGAAGTCTTTGGTGAGCTCAATAAATTTGCGGAAAAAGAGCTCCCCGAAATGATACTAGGTGTTGGTTCTGTAACTGACGCCGGAACTGCTTCACTATACATGCAGCTAGGGGCGAATTTCGTGGTTACACCCGTCCTTAGAGAAGACATTGCCGTTGTTTGCAACCGCCGAAAATTATTATGGTCACCAGGTTGTGGATCACTCACTGAAATTGCCCGTGCTGAAGAACTTGGTGCTGAAATCATTAAAGTTTTTCCGGGAAGTCAGCTTGGCCCCGGCTTCGTGAAAGCTATAAAAGGGCCATGCCCTTGGACAAGCATTATGCCTACTGGCGGTGTTTCAGCATCTAAAGAAAACTTAGAAGGCTGGTTCAATGCCGGTGTTACTTGTGTTGGGATGGGATCAAAGCTTGTTACCAAAGAGTTTTTGTCAAATAAAGACTTTAGCGGGCTTGAAAAACATGTCAGCAGTACTCTTGAACTTATCAACTCCATACGTAATGCGTAA